A single genomic interval of bacterium harbors:
- a CDS encoding nitroreductase family protein, whose product MILVDKQKCKQDKICVAECPMGIIRMEQAQEGYPAMVPGGEKVCLVCGHCVAVCPHGAMTHELVPLEECPPWRQQLALDLDRAIQFLRSRRSVRVFKDKEVEKQKIEKLLEIAAHAPTGGNTQSVQWTVFTDREKIRELASITVDWIRKLVEGGPKPGVPAYMPLIVAGWDAGKDTVLRGAPVVLIASCPQENPNGMVDLTLALSYLELAALPMGLGTCWAGLMQRALMFWEPLKEAVALPKGHTNHYPMMLGYPKFRYHRLPKRKPPVVNWR is encoded by the coding sequence ATGATCCTTGTGGACAAGCAGAAATGCAAGCAGGACAAGATATGTGTGGCTGAGTGCCCCATGGGCATAATCAGAATGGAGCAAGCACAGGAAGGTTACCCCGCCATGGTTCCAGGAGGAGAGAAGGTTTGTCTTGTATGCGGCCACTGCGTGGCCGTGTGCCCCCATGGGGCCATGACCCATGAACTGGTTCCCCTGGAGGAGTGCCCCCCTTGGAGGCAGCAACTGGCTCTTGATCTGGACAGGGCCATTCAGTTCCTTCGCTCCAGGAGGTCCGTGAGAGTTTTCAAGGATAAGGAAGTGGAAAAGCAGAAAATAGAAAAACTCCTGGAAATTGCAGCCCACGCTCCCACGGGTGGAAACACCCAGAGCGTCCAGTGGACGGTTTTCACTGACAGAGAAAAGATCAGAGAGCTGGCCTCCATCACAGTGGATTGGATTCGAAAGCTGGTGGAAGGAGGGCCCAAGCCAGGTGTCCCCGCTTACATGCCCCTCATAGTGGCCGGATGGGATGCGGGCAAAGACACGGTGCTGCGTGGGGCACCTGTGGTTCTAATAGCATCCTGTCCTCAGGAGAATCCCAATGGAATGGTGGATCTTACTTTGGCGCTTTCTTACCTGGAGCTGGCGGCTCTCCCCATGGGGCTTGGCACATGCTGGGCCGGTCTAATGCAAAGGGCTCTCATGTTTTGGGAACCCCTCAAGGAGGCTGTGGCTCTGCCCAAAGGCCACACCAATCACTATCCCATGATGCTGGGCTATCCCAAGTTCAGGTACCACAGGCTTCCCAAGAGAAAGCCTCCTGTGGTCAACTGGAGATGA
- a CDS encoding efflux transporter outer membrane subunit, with the protein MAIELMRCARRPRGVLGALRIIVAATVFSWLIQGCAVGPDFKKPEMSLPQGWIEASPLAIGAASWEKGQKELARWWEIFQDPLLSSLVERAVESNLDLKVAETRIAQARALRAAAAGSLGPKVAGSVDFRRTRTPVTVPTGPGGGGRTEGLISDHYEAGFDAAWELDLFGGIRRGLEAAGAEVQVAIENRRDVLVSLAAEVARQYWELRAVQERITVAAKNLEAQLHTAQITKKRFEAGFAGALDVANARAQAATTEAQIPVLKASERQRIYALSLLLGQEPGALLEELSQPGGLPQDPPQAPLGVPSELLRRRPDIRRAEAELHAATARVGVAVAELFPKFTITGSVSFQASDAANWFSWVNRIWSFGPGLSWRLLETGRVRAEIAQREAIQEQTLISYRQTVLQALKEVEDALVAAAREQEHRRAIEEAVEANRKAVDLALKLYVEGQTDFLNVLQAQRALYGSEDELIQSVRNSCVQLVALYKALGGGWGEEEPIEPFKSN; encoded by the coding sequence ATGGCCATTGAGCTCATGAGATGTGCCCGAAGGCCCCGAGGGGTGCTTGGGGCTCTACGGATCATTGTAGCGGCAACGGTCTTTTCCTGGCTGATTCAGGGATGTGCTGTGGGTCCTGATTTCAAGAAACCAGAAATGAGCCTTCCCCAGGGGTGGATTGAGGCATCCCCCCTGGCTATTGGTGCTGCCTCATGGGAAAAGGGCCAGAAAGAGCTGGCCCGCTGGTGGGAAATCTTCCAGGATCCACTGCTGAGTTCCCTTGTGGAGCGGGCCGTGGAATCAAACCTGGATCTGAAGGTGGCCGAGACGCGCATAGCTCAGGCCAGGGCCCTCAGGGCAGCGGCCGCAGGTTCCCTTGGGCCCAAGGTGGCAGGCTCCGTTGATTTCAGGAGAACCCGCACTCCTGTGACCGTGCCTACAGGACCGGGGGGAGGGGGCCGAACAGAGGGGCTGATCTCAGATCACTATGAAGCGGGCTTTGATGCAGCCTGGGAACTGGACCTCTTTGGAGGGATCCGTCGGGGACTGGAGGCCGCAGGAGCAGAGGTCCAGGTTGCCATCGAGAACAGGCGGGATGTGCTGGTGAGCCTGGCAGCAGAGGTGGCCAGGCAGTATTGGGAGCTTAGGGCTGTTCAGGAGAGGATCACGGTGGCTGCCAAGAACCTGGAGGCCCAGTTGCATACAGCGCAGATCACCAAAAAGAGGTTCGAGGCTGGTTTTGCAGGGGCCCTGGATGTGGCCAATGCCAGGGCCCAGGCAGCAACCACAGAAGCTCAGATCCCGGTGCTCAAGGCCTCAGAGAGACAGAGGATCTATGCTCTGAGCCTCCTTCTGGGCCAGGAACCTGGAGCCCTCTTGGAAGAGCTTTCCCAACCCGGGGGATTACCCCAAGATCCCCCACAGGCACCCCTGGGGGTGCCTTCGGAGTTGCTCAGGCGAAGGCCTGACATCCGCAGGGCAGAGGCAGAGCTCCATGCGGCCACGGCCAGGGTGGGGGTGGCTGTGGCAGAGCTTTTCCCCAAGTTCACCATCACAGGCTCTGTGAGTTTCCAGGCAAGCGATGCTGCCAACTGGTTCAGCTGGGTGAACCGGATCTGGTCCTTCGGTCCTGGGCTGAGCTGGAGGCTGTTGGAGACAGGCCGGGTCAGGGCAGAAATAGCGCAAAGGGAAGCCATCCAGGAGCAGACTCTAATTTCCTACAGACAGACGGTGCTTCAGGCCCTCAAGGAGGTGGAGGATGCTCTGGTGGCAGCAGCCAGGGAGCAGGAACACAGGAGGGCCATTGAAGAAGCGGTGGAAGCCAATCGCAAGGCAGTTGATCTGGCCCTGAAACTCTATGTAGAAGGCCAGACGGATTTTCTAAACGTGCTTCAGGCCCAAAGGGCTCTTTACGGCTCCGAGGATGAGCTCATCCAGAGTGTTCGTAATAGCTGCGTGCAGCTTGTGGCTCTTTACAAGGCCCTGGGAGGGGGCTGGGGTGAAGAGGAGCCAATCGAGCCTTTCAAATCCAACTGA
- a CDS encoding ABC transporter permease, with product MTIYRTVKTALRSLRRNPMRALLTTLGIVIGVGAVIAMMEIGVGSSSAIKRTIASMGANVLLIFPGTAASGGVSFGAGSVVTLTAEDAEAILRDCPAVRNVAPVVRARTQVVYGNRNWVPAVMYGTTPAFLDVREWTELAEGEPFTERDVLNGSKVCLLGQTLVRELFGGESPVGKEIRVKNVSFRVVGVLSSKGANMMGMDQDDILLAPWTTIKYRVTGSSLQSANQSTSSTTGSTMSRLYPSSGVQLYPERSEAQAAAQPMPVRFANIDQILVAAKSAEEIPSAIEQVQALLRERHRIRPGEPDDFNIRDMTEVTRTFASTTSLMTNLLLWVAMISLVVGGVGIMNIMLVSVTERTREIGLRMAVGARARDVLQQFLVEAVVLCLAGGALGILAGQGGSYLVWLTLRWPVESSPEAVAAAVAVSASVGIVFGFYPAWKASRLDPIEALRYE from the coding sequence TGGGCATAGTCATAGGCGTGGGGGCTGTGATAGCCATGATGGAGATAGGAGTCGGCTCCTCATCGGCCATCAAGAGGACCATAGCCAGCATGGGTGCCAATGTCTTGTTGATCTTTCCGGGCACTGCAGCCAGCGGAGGGGTGAGCTTCGGGGCTGGGAGCGTGGTGACCCTTACTGCTGAGGATGCAGAGGCCATACTCAGGGATTGCCCAGCAGTGAGGAACGTGGCCCCTGTGGTGAGGGCACGAACCCAGGTGGTTTACGGAAACCGCAACTGGGTGCCGGCAGTGATGTATGGTACAACCCCAGCCTTTCTGGATGTGCGCGAGTGGACAGAGCTGGCAGAAGGAGAGCCCTTCACCGAAAGGGATGTGCTCAATGGATCCAAGGTCTGTCTTTTGGGCCAAACCTTGGTGAGGGAACTCTTCGGAGGAGAGTCGCCCGTGGGCAAGGAGATCAGGGTAAAGAACGTATCCTTCAGAGTGGTTGGAGTGTTGAGTTCCAAGGGGGCCAACATGATGGGCATGGACCAAGACGACATCCTTCTTGCTCCATGGACTACCATCAAGTACAGGGTCACAGGATCCAGCCTCCAGAGCGCCAACCAGAGCACCAGCAGTACCACGGGCAGCACCATGAGCAGGCTCTATCCATCTTCGGGCGTGCAGCTGTATCCGGAAAGGTCCGAGGCTCAGGCCGCGGCCCAGCCCATGCCAGTGCGCTTCGCCAACATAGATCAGATACTGGTGGCTGCCAAAAGCGCAGAGGAGATCCCCTCTGCCATAGAACAGGTGCAGGCGTTGCTCAGGGAAAGGCACAGGATAAGGCCAGGGGAGCCGGATGATTTCAACATCAGGGACATGACCGAGGTGACCCGCACCTTTGCCTCTACCACATCCCTGATGACCAATCTGTTGCTTTGGGTGGCCATGATATCGCTTGTGGTTGGCGGGGTGGGGATCATGAACATAATGCTGGTCTCGGTGACCGAGCGAACCCGTGAGATAGGGCTTCGCATGGCAGTGGGGGCAAGGGCCAGGGATGTGCTGCAGCAGTTTCTGGTAGAGGCAGTGGTGTTGTGTCTGGCGGGCGGAGCCCTCGGCATACTGGCCGGACAGGGAGGCTCTTATCTGGTGTGGCTTACGCTTCGCTGGCCCGTGGAGTCTTCTCCAGAGGCCGTGGCGGCTGCTGTGGCGGTCTCTGCCAGCGTGGGCATTGTGTTTGGGTTCTATCCGGCCTGGAAGGCATCCAGGTTGGATCCCATAGAGGCCCTGAGGTACGAGTGA